ACTCCAGTCACTTCGGCATACTTTACATTTGGTAACCAGAAGGAACCTCCCTCAATACGGACAAATATTTTTTCTACCTGTATTTTTTTCTGATTTAAATGCACAAAAACATGGTATTTTTGATCCGCATCGATCTTTTTTAAAGTTAAAGGCAGCTTTTTATACGATACAAATCGGAGTTCGAACTCTTCATTATTTAAGGTTTTACTTTCTATACCGTATGCAAATTTTCGTTGTATATAGTTAAAATCTTCTTTTTCTCCTTTCTCAGCATATCGAATCCAATACGCTTTTATAGGATTGCTTTTGTTTATTTTTCCATTTTCCTCATAATTTATAGCATAAATAGCAGTATTTATATTGGGATCACGCTGAATATAAAACAGCATATGATCTATATTTTTTGGTGTTGGAAAATTTAAGGGCGATGGATTTTGTGCCAATAAATCTTCGGAAATTATATTTACAAAAATCATTATAAGCACTAATGACTTTGTAAAATATTTAAATAAAAATTGATTCATAATAAATATTTAATCTAATTTGATTCGATAACATTCTGTTTTTCGTTTACTCTAAAAACCCAATTTTTTATCAGCGGATAATTAAATCCATAAGAAACAAACAAGTCTGTGATTAATCTTCCAATTCTATAATCAATTTGAAATGCCTTTTGAAAAATAAGCGTACCAAATGATTTTAAAGAAATACTTCCTAATACAACCACAGCAAATTTAAAAAGCTGGCTATTGATGGGACTGCTGTAACCAGATTGATTTTTAAATACCCAAAATCTATTGATGCTGAAATTGATTATGGCGCCAATG
This is a stretch of genomic DNA from Flavobacterium endoglycinae. It encodes these proteins:
- a CDS encoding GtrA family protein, with amino-acid sequence MFKKKSIFTFLQAQVAAFLGGITDYGLMILLTEVFKLHFTFSILISGTIGAIINFSINRFWVFKNQSGYSSPINSQLFKFAVVVLGSISLKSFGTLIFQKAFQIDYRIGRLITDLFVSYGFNYPLIKNWVFRVNEKQNVIESN
- a CDS encoding DUF4833 domain-containing protein; this translates as MNQFLFKYFTKSLVLIMIFVNIISEDLLAQNPSPLNFPTPKNIDHMLFYIQRDPNINTAIYAINYEENGKINKSNPIKAYWIRYAEKGEKEDFNYIQRKFAYGIESKTLNNEEFELRFVSYKKLPLTLKKIDADQKYHVFVHLNQKKIQVEKIFVRIEGGSFWLPNVKYAEVTGVDVSSNKIITERMLLK